The Streptomyces sp. NBC_01298 genome contains the following window.
GAATCACCTGATCAACGACGATATTGGGCGGGTCTGACAATCCGGCTAGCGGGCGATGATCAGTGACATCGCCTCGTTGCGGGTCGCGGGGTCGCGGAGCTGGCCGCGGACGGCCGAGGTGATGGTCTTCGCGCCGGGCTTGCGGACACCGCGCATGGTCATGCACATGTGCTCGCACTCGATGACCACGATGACCCCGCGCGGGTCCAGGATCTCCATCAGTGAGTCCGCGATCTGCGTCGTCAGCCGCTCCTGCACCTGGGGGCGGCGGGCGAAGACGTCCACGAGGCGGGCGAGCTTCGACAGGCCGGTGATCTTGCCGTCGACGGACGGAATGTACCCAACATGGGCAACTCCGACGAATGGCACCAAATGATGTTCACAGCTGCTCATGACCTCGATGTCCTTCACCAGGACCATCTCGTCGTGCCCGAGGTCGAACGTCGTGGTCAGCACCTCTTCGGGCTTCTGCCACAGACCCCCGAATATCTCCCGGTACGCCCGCGCAACCCGCGCGGGCGTCTCAAGGAGCCCCTCGCGGTCCGGGTCCTCGCCGACCGCGATCAGGAGCTCGCGGACGGCCGCCTCGGCGCGCTTCTCGTCGAACTCGCCGATCGTGCCCTCGCCACCGGTCAGGGTCACTGGGTCGGTCATCTCTTCCTCGTTCCTTTCTGTGCAGCGCGGGCATGTGAAAGTGCCGCGCCCCCCAGGCTAGAACCTGGGGGGCGCGGCATCCATTCCGGGAGGTACTAGGCCTCCGGGTGCTCCTCCGGGGAGGGCTCCGGGGCCTTCTCCACCGACACGGCGGCCGAGGCCGCGGACGTGCCGTTCGCCGCGTTCGTCAGCTGGAGCTCCTTGGGAGAGAGCACCGGCGGACGGGTGGACGGCGTGCGGTGGGAGGAGCCGGTCCACGCCGGGCGGGCCGGGCGCTTCACGATCGTCGAGAAGACCTCGGCGATCTGCTCCTTGTTGAGCGTCTCCTTCTCCAGGAGGGCGAGGACCAGGTTGTCGAGGACGTCGCGGTTCTCGACCAGGATCTCCCAGGCCTCGTTGTGCGCGGTCTCGATGAGCTTCTTGACCTCTTCGTCGACCAGCGCGGCAACCTCCTCCGAGTAGTCCCTCGGGTGCGACATCTCGCGGCCCAGGAACGGCTCGGTGTTGTCCCCGCCGAACTTGATCGCGCCGAGGCGCTCGGTCATGCCGTACTGCGTGACCATCGCGCGGGCCGTTGCCGTGGCCTTCTCGATGTCGTTCGCGGCGCCCGTGGTCGGGTCGTGGAAGACCAGTTCCTCGGCCGCGCGCCCGCCCAGCATGTACGCGAGCTGGTCGAGCATCTCGTTGCGCGTGGTCGAGTACTTGTCCTCGTCGGGCAGGACCATGGTGTAACCCAGGGCCCGGCCGCGGGACAGGATCGTGATCTTGTGGACCGGGTCCGAATTCGGGGAAGCCGCCGCGACCAGGGCGTGTCCGCCCTCGTGGTACGCGGTGATCTTCTTTTCCCGGTCCGACATGATCCGGGTCCGCTTCTGCGGGCCCGCCACGACGCGGTCGATCGCCTCGTCCAGCGCGTGGTTGTCGATCAGCTTCCCGTCCGAGCGGGCCGTGAGCAGCGCGGCCTCGTTCAGCACGTTGGCGAGATCGGCACCCGTGAAGCCGGGCGTACGACGGGCAACCGCACCCAGATCGACGTCCGGGGCGACCGGCTTGCCCTTCTGGTGGACCTTGAGGATCTCCAGACGGCCCTGCATGTCCGGACGGTCGACCGCGATCTGGCGGTCGAAGCGGCCGGGGCGCAGGAGGGCCGGGTCGAGGATGTCGGGACGGTTCGTGGCGGCGATCAGGATGACCCCGCCCTTCACGTCGAAGCCGTCCATCTCGACGAGCAGCTGGTTGAGGGTCTGCTCGCGCTCGTCGTGACCGCCGCCGAGGCCCGCACCGCGGTGCCGGCCGACGGCGTCGATCTCGTCGACGAAGACGATCGCCGGGGCGTTGGCCTTGGCCTGTTCGAACAGGTCGCGGACACGCGAGGCACCGACGCCGACGAACATCTCGACGAAGTCGGAACCGGAGATCGAGTAGAAGGGGACACCGGCCTCGCCCGCGACGGCACGCGCGAGCAGGGTCTTTCCGGTGCCGGGCGGGCCGTAGAGCAGCACGCCCTTGGGGATCTTGGCGCCGACGGCCTGGAACTTCGCCGGCTCCTGGAGGAACTCCTTGATCTCGTGGAGTTCCTCGACGGCCTCGTCGGAGCCCGCGACATCGGCGAACGTCGTCTTCGGGGTGTCCTTGGTGATGAGCTTGGCCTTGGACTTCCCGAAGTTCATGACTCGGGAGCCGCCGCCCTGCATCTGGTTCATCAGGAACAGGAAGACCACGACGATGAGGACGAACGGCAGCAGCGAGAGCAGCACGCTCAGGAACGGGCTGGTCTTGTCCGGCGTGACGGAGTATCCGTCAGGGATCTGACCGGCTTCGTACTTGGTCTGGAGGTTCTGGGCGAGCTGTACGCCCTGGTCCCCGATGTAGTTGGCCTGGAACTTGGTGCCGTCGTTGTCGCCGAGCTTCTGGTCCTTCTTCAGCTCGATCTTGATCATCTGGCTGTCACCGGTGGTGAGCTTGGCGCTGTCCACCTGGCCACTGTTGATCGCCTTGATGACCTCGCTGGTCTCCACCGACTTGTAGCCGCCGCCGGAGCCGACGACGTTCATCAACACGACCACGGCGAGGACGGCCAGCACGATCCACATAACCGGCCCACGGAAGTATCGCTTCACGTCCATCCATACGGGGCGCTAGGCACCCCGTCCCTCCTGCCCGTAGGTAAATGCTGCTGTGAGTAAAGACTGTTCTTCGGAATGTACCCCTGCATTGTCACCCGCGGCCTCATGGGACGGCTGACAGACCCGCCTTTCCATGCTCCAACGGCGGGAAACGCTCCAGGGTTCCCCTGTCGGGCGCTGGATCAGCCGCCGTAGACGTGGGGAGCGAGGGTGCCGACGAACGGCAGGTTGCGGTACTTCTCCGCGTAGTCGAGGCCGTAGCCGACGACGAACTCGTTCGGGATGTCGAAGCCGACCCACTTCACGTCGATCGCGACCTTGGCGGCGTCGGGCTTGCGCAGCAGCGTGACGACCTCCAGGGAGGCCGGCTGGCGGGAGCCGAGGTTCGACAGCAGCCACGACAGGGTCAGGCCCGAGTCGATGATGTCCTCGACGATCAGGACGTGCTTGTCCTTGATGTCGGTGTCCAGGTCCTTCAGGATCCGGACCACGCCCGAGGACTGGGTTCCGGCGCCGTACGAGGACACCGCCATCCAGTCCATGGTGAGCGGGGTGGACAAGGCGCGCGCCAGGTCCGCCATCACCATGACCGCGCCCTTGAGGACGCCGACGATGAGCAGGTCCTTGCCCGCGTACTCCGCGTCGATCTTCGCGGCCAGCTCGGCCAGCTTCGCGTCGATCTCTTCCTTGGTGATGAGCACCGACTGGAGGTCGTTGCCCATGTCCTTCTCGTCCACCCGCATCACTTTCGTTGTCGGCTGGGGCTCCGGGGGTGACCCCGGAGGTCTCAGCCGTGCCTCAGCACCAATCAGCCCTGCCGGATGACCAGTCTGCCACCCTGCCGCTGGGCCTCGACCCGGCCGGGCAGGTTGATGGCTCCCTGACCGCGCCATCCGGTGATGAGCCGGTCGACTTCCTCGATGTGGCGGGCGAAGAGGGAGCCCGCGGGGGAGCCGGCGGCGACGACCGCCCGGCGCAGTACGCGGCGGCGGACGGCGGGGGGCAGCGCGTACAGCTTGGCGCACTCCAGGCGGCCGTCTTCGTCGCGTACGCCGTTCTCGGCCTCGGCGGCCCAGGCGTCCAGGGCGTCGGCGTCGTCGCGGGAGAGCTGGGCGGTGCGGGCGAGCGCCTCCACGACCCCCTTGCCGAGCGCCTTCTCCAGGGCGGGCAGTCCCTCGTGGCGGAGCCGGGAGCGGGTGTAGGCGGGGTCGATGTTGTGCGGGTCGTCCCAGACGGCGAGGGACTGGACCATGCAGGCCTTGCGGGCGGTCTGCCGGTCCACCTGGAGGAACGGCCGGCGGTAGCGGTGGCTGCGGCCGCCGCGCGCGCCGGGGCCTCCGGAGACTTCGGCCATGCCGGAGAGCGAGCGGATGCCGGAGCCGCGGGCGAGGCCCAGCAGGACGGTTTCGGCTTGGTCGTCGCGGGTGTGGCCGAGCAGCACGGCGACGGCGCCCAGCCGGTCGGCGGCCTCGTCCAGGGCGGCGTAGCGGGCGTCGCGGGCGGCGGCTTCGGGGCCTCCGTCGCGGCCGACGCGCACGGCGACGGACTCGACGGGGTCGAGGCACAGCGCGGTCATGCGGGAGACGACCTCGGCGGCGCGCAGGGCGGAGCCGTCCTGGAGGCCGTGGTCGACGGTGATGCCGCCGGCCCGGATTCCGAGTTTGGGGGCCTCGAAGGCGAGGGCGGAGGCGAGCGCCATGGAGTCCGCGCCGCCGGAGCAGGCGACGAGGACCAGCGGGGCGGTGTCGGGGAGGGGGTCGTGGGGGGCGGCACCGGCCGAGGAGCCGACGGTGCGGCCGGGGCGGCCGACCCGGGGTGCGGGGGCGGGAGCGGGCCGGCTGTGGAGGTCTGTGAGGTCGGTGAGGACGTCGTGGAGTGCGCGGCGGACCGCCAGGCGTATCGCCGCGACCGCAGGATGGGGACCCATGTCCGGTGCCCTTCGGTGGAGTTCGGTGCCTCGGAGGCGCTGGGGAGGCGTTTGGGGAGGTGGTGTGCCAGGGTGCTGCCCGGCTCCCCCCGCGGGCGGGGGTTGTCACTCAGAGTGCGTCGATGGTGACAGAACCGAGCCGTTCTCTGAGCATCGCACGCCCTTCCACGCCCCACGGTCCCTCGGACGGGTGACGCTGCTTCCCCCAGAGGGACATCTTTACGCCTCTGTGGTCACACCTCTTCGCTTGCCTCGCTCTGCTCGCTCCCCTTGCGGTGGACGCGGGCCACCCAGTCCGCGGGCCTGGCGATCTCGGACTTGGTCGGCAGTGTGTTCGGAGAGGTCCAGACCCGGTTGAAGCCGTCCATGCCGACCTGGCCGACGACGGCGCGCACGAAGCGCTCCCCGTCGCGGTACTGGCGCAGCTTGGCGTCGAGGCCGAGGAGCTTGCGCAGGGCGGCGTCGAGCCGGCCGGCTCCGCTGGCCCTGCGCTGCTGGAACTTCTCGCGGATCTCGGCGACGGAGGGCACGACCTCGGGGCCGACCCCGTCCA
Protein-coding sequences here:
- the folE gene encoding GTP cyclohydrolase I FolE, with translation MTDPVTLTGGEGTIGEFDEKRAEAAVRELLIAVGEDPDREGLLETPARVARAYREIFGGLWQKPEEVLTTTFDLGHDEMVLVKDIEVMSSCEHHLVPFVGVAHVGYIPSVDGKITGLSKLARLVDVFARRPQVQERLTTQIADSLMEILDPRGVIVVIECEHMCMTMRGVRKPGAKTITSAVRGQLRDPATRNEAMSLIIAR
- the ftsH gene encoding ATP-dependent zinc metalloprotease FtsH is translated as MDVKRYFRGPVMWIVLAVLAVVVLMNVVGSGGGYKSVETSEVIKAINSGQVDSAKLTTGDSQMIKIELKKDQKLGDNDGTKFQANYIGDQGVQLAQNLQTKYEAGQIPDGYSVTPDKTSPFLSVLLSLLPFVLIVVVFLFLMNQMQGGGSRVMNFGKSKAKLITKDTPKTTFADVAGSDEAVEELHEIKEFLQEPAKFQAVGAKIPKGVLLYGPPGTGKTLLARAVAGEAGVPFYSISGSDFVEMFVGVGASRVRDLFEQAKANAPAIVFVDEIDAVGRHRGAGLGGGHDEREQTLNQLLVEMDGFDVKGGVILIAATNRPDILDPALLRPGRFDRQIAVDRPDMQGRLEILKVHQKGKPVAPDVDLGAVARRTPGFTGADLANVLNEAALLTARSDGKLIDNHALDEAIDRVVAGPQKRTRIMSDREKKITAYHEGGHALVAAASPNSDPVHKITILSRGRALGYTMVLPDEDKYSTTRNEMLDQLAYMLGGRAAEELVFHDPTTGAANDIEKATATARAMVTQYGMTERLGAIKFGGDNTEPFLGREMSHPRDYSEEVAALVDEEVKKLIETAHNEAWEILVENRDVLDNLVLALLEKETLNKEQIAEVFSTIVKRPARPAWTGSSHRTPSTRPPVLSPKELQLTNAANGTSAASAAVSVEKAPEPSPEEHPEA
- the hpt gene encoding hypoxanthine phosphoribosyltransferase, whose amino-acid sequence is MRVDEKDMGNDLQSVLITKEEIDAKLAELAAKIDAEYAGKDLLIVGVLKGAVMVMADLARALSTPLTMDWMAVSSYGAGTQSSGVVRILKDLDTDIKDKHVLIVEDIIDSGLTLSWLLSNLGSRQPASLEVVTLLRKPDAAKVAIDVKWVGFDIPNEFVVGYGLDYAEKYRNLPFVGTLAPHVYGG
- the tilS gene encoding tRNA lysidine(34) synthetase TilS; this translates as MGPHPAVAAIRLAVRRALHDVLTDLTDLHSRPAPAPAPRVGRPGRTVGSSAGAAPHDPLPDTAPLVLVACSGGADSMALASALAFEAPKLGIRAGGITVDHGLQDGSALRAAEVVSRMTALCLDPVESVAVRVGRDGGPEAAARDARYAALDEAADRLGAVAVLLGHTRDDQAETVLLGLARGSGIRSLSGMAEVSGGPGARGGRSHRYRRPFLQVDRQTARKACMVQSLAVWDDPHNIDPAYTRSRLRHEGLPALEKALGKGVVEALARTAQLSRDDADALDAWAAEAENGVRDEDGRLECAKLYALPPAVRRRVLRRAVVAAGSPAGSLFARHIEEVDRLITGWRGQGAINLPGRVEAQRQGGRLVIRQG